One Prosthecobacter dejongeii DNA window includes the following coding sequences:
- a CDS encoding polyamine aminopropyltransferase encodes MNARPWLLLLSVFAIATCGLVYELIAGTLASYLLGDSVTQFSTIIGVYLFAMGVGSYLSRFVTNNLIGTFIRVEFLIALLGGCSASILFLIFGWTISFRIPLYSIVFLIGTFVGLEIPLLLRILEGRFAFKDLVSNVFSFDYIGALLASLLFPLVLVPHLGLVRSAFLFGLINTAVGILALIMLKHEIPRLRVHWVMGLSVAGILIAGFIHGSEITRWGEYAAFPDPVIYADSTPYQRIVLTKRKEEMRLYLNSNLQFSSRDEYRYHEALVHPGLSRLPQARRILILGGGDGLAAREALRYPRVESITLVDLDPAMTELFSSNAMLSQQNAGALKSPRVKVENADAFAWLAEKHEPFDFVIIDFPDPSNFSLGKLYSTTFYQRLLKVMTSDSALVVQSTSPFVARQSFWCVDATLRACGLQTEPYHALVPSFGEWGFILAFRQPLSGPAILPEGLRFINEEVLSQLPQFPPDMARVETEINRLNNQALVHYFEDDWAR; translated from the coding sequence ATGAACGCACGCCCTTGGCTCCTACTGCTCTCCGTCTTTGCCATCGCGACTTGCGGTTTGGTTTATGAGCTCATTGCGGGCACCCTCGCCTCCTACTTATTGGGAGATTCTGTCACCCAATTCTCCACCATTATTGGGGTCTATCTCTTTGCCATGGGCGTGGGGTCTTACCTTTCACGCTTTGTCACGAATAACCTGATTGGCACCTTCATTCGGGTCGAGTTTCTCATTGCTCTGCTTGGCGGTTGCTCGGCCTCCATCCTATTTTTGATTTTTGGCTGGACCATCTCTTTTCGCATTCCCCTTTACAGCATCGTCTTCCTCATCGGCACCTTTGTAGGACTAGAGATACCCCTGCTGCTACGCATTCTAGAAGGTCGGTTCGCCTTTAAAGATCTAGTCTCGAATGTCTTCAGTTTCGACTACATCGGGGCCTTGCTTGCCTCTCTGCTGTTTCCGTTAGTTCTCGTCCCCCACCTAGGCCTCGTTCGTTCAGCCTTTTTGTTTGGCCTCATCAATACAGCCGTGGGGATCCTAGCCCTCATCATGCTGAAGCATGAAATCCCTCGTCTGCGCGTGCATTGGGTCATGGGGCTCAGTGTTGCAGGCATACTCATCGCAGGGTTTATCCATGGCAGTGAAATCACCCGTTGGGGAGAGTATGCAGCGTTTCCAGATCCGGTCATTTACGCAGACTCCACGCCTTATCAGCGCATCGTTCTAACCAAAAGGAAGGAAGAAATGCGTCTCTACCTCAACAGCAATCTCCAGTTCAGCAGCAGGGACGAATACCGCTACCATGAGGCGCTCGTTCACCCAGGTTTATCGCGACTGCCACAGGCTAGGCGCATCCTCATTCTTGGGGGTGGGGATGGACTCGCTGCACGTGAGGCGCTGCGTTACCCCCGAGTGGAAAGCATCACGCTGGTGGATCTCGACCCCGCCATGACAGAGCTTTTTTCCAGCAATGCCATGCTTAGCCAGCAAAACGCAGGAGCTCTAAAATCCCCGCGCGTGAAGGTGGAAAATGCCGATGCCTTTGCCTGGCTAGCGGAAAAGCATGAACCCTTCGACTTTGTCATCATTGACTTTCCAGACCCTTCCAATTTTTCCCTCGGCAAACTCTATTCCACCACCTTTTACCAGCGCCTGCTGAAGGTGATGACTTCTGATTCAGCCCTGGTCGTGCAAAGCACCTCCCCTTTTGTCGCACGTCAGTCCTTCTGGTGTGTGGATGCCACCTTGAGAGCTTGCGGCCTCCAGACGGAGCCTTATCACGCTCTCGTCCCCAGCTTCGGCGAATGGGGTTTCATTTTGGCTTTTCGTCAGCCGTTGAGTGGTCCCGCGATCCTCCCCGAGGGCCTGCGCTTCATCAATGAAGAAGTGCTGAGTCAACTCCCTCAATTCCCCCCCGACATGGCTCGGGTGGAAACGGAAATCAATCGCCTCAATAATCAGGCGCTTGTGCACTACTTTGAAGACGACTGGGCTCGATGA
- the pstB gene encoding phosphate ABC transporter ATP-binding protein PstB, which yields MLSSPFIRVDRFSFWYGAKQVLHNICLDIPENEITAFIGPSGCGKTTLLRNINRMNDLVDGIKHEGDIFIDGQSLYDPEVEVISLRKRVGMVFQKYNPFPKSIYENVIFSLRVAGRNAKSELDDVVEQSLRGAALWDEVKDKLHESAFGLSGGQQQRLCIARAIANRPQILLMDEPCAALDPVATLKIEELMHGLKKEFTIVIVTHNMEQAKRCADQTAFFYLGKLIEFRPTLELFSTPKDPQTEAYVRGKFS from the coding sequence ATGCTTTCTTCTCCCTTTATTCGTGTGGATAGGTTCTCGTTTTGGTACGGAGCCAAACAGGTGCTGCACAATATTTGCCTGGATATCCCTGAAAATGAAATCACGGCCTTCATCGGTCCTTCAGGCTGCGGGAAGACCACGCTTTTGCGAAACATCAACCGCATGAATGATCTGGTGGATGGCATCAAGCATGAAGGTGACATCTTCATTGATGGCCAGAGTCTCTATGATCCTGAAGTGGAGGTCATCTCTCTGCGCAAGCGTGTGGGGATGGTTTTCCAAAAGTACAATCCTTTCCCAAAAAGCATTTACGAAAACGTGATCTTCTCTCTGCGAGTCGCTGGGCGGAATGCCAAGAGTGAGTTGGATGATGTGGTGGAGCAAAGCCTGCGCGGCGCTGCTTTATGGGATGAGGTCAAGGACAAGCTGCATGAAAGCGCCTTTGGCCTCTCAGGCGGCCAGCAACAACGCCTTTGCATTGCACGAGCGATCGCTAACCGTCCTCAAATCTTGTTGATGGATGAGCCTTGCGCCGCGCTTGACCCAGTGGCGACACTGAAGATTGAAGAACTCATGCATGGACTCAAGAAGGAGTTCACCATCGTCATCGTCACTCACAATATGGAGCAAGCGAAACGCTGCGCAGACCAAACCGCCTTTTTCTACTTGGGAAAGCTGATCGAATTCCGACCCACACTCGAACTATTTAGCACGCCAAAAGATCCGCAGACTGAGGCTTATGTGCGCGGCAAGTTCAGTTGA
- a CDS encoding arginine-tRNA-protein transferase: MSPILNQAFHCPSVPAEVMDRLWEAGWRHFGPHFYRYSLSVDDGGVRTITPLRLDLAQFHASKSQRRVLRKNEDLRCEFLPATLSMQARMMFQRHKTRFKDNVPDDLDTFLSETPATTPCTCQECRIYLGQELIAISYLDIGQQATSAVYGLFEPEHSARSLGTLTLLKEIEHSQTLGCQYYYPGYATVEPSPYDYKKQLHGLEVLDWESGTWSPLPRSIPGR; the protein is encoded by the coding sequence ATGTCTCCCATCTTAAACCAGGCTTTTCATTGCCCGTCCGTTCCTGCGGAGGTGATGGATCGTCTCTGGGAAGCGGGATGGCGACATTTTGGCCCGCATTTTTATCGTTACAGCCTCAGTGTGGATGATGGAGGGGTGCGCACCATCACACCTCTACGTCTGGACTTGGCCCAGTTTCACGCCAGCAAAAGCCAGCGCCGGGTACTGCGAAAAAACGAGGATCTTCGCTGTGAGTTTCTTCCTGCTACGCTTTCCATGCAGGCCCGCATGATGTTCCAACGCCACAAGACACGTTTCAAAGACAATGTGCCAGACGATCTGGATACCTTTCTCTCTGAAACCCCCGCCACCACTCCCTGCACCTGTCAGGAATGTCGCATCTATCTAGGCCAGGAACTCATCGCCATCAGTTATTTGGACATCGGACAGCAGGCCACCTCTGCAGTTTACGGTCTCTTTGAGCCAGAGCACTCTGCTCGCAGTCTGGGCACTTTGACGCTGTTGAAAGAGATCGAGCACAGTCAGACACTAGGCTGCCAATATTATTATCCCGGCTACGCCACCGTCGAGCCCAGCCCTTACGATTATAAAAAGCAGCTTCATGGCCTGGAGGTGCTGGATTGGGAAAGCGGTACGTGGTCCCCCCTGCCGAGATCCATTCCTGGTCGATAA
- a CDS encoding DUF4178 domain-containing protein, which produces MDSPTTDHTHASRRYDCPQCGAPVEFRSSISLSSVCGHCRSIVVRRDLQVETFGQVAELPPDLSPLQIGTRGHWQGRAFTLIGRMRLHYGDGSWTEWCADFGQGTYGWVAEVMGFYMISFAHSVKVPLVTEDIPAGQILNINGEAWRVADVKEGRCIAAEGELPMVAPPGWSRTSIDLVSPDGQFGSVEITPEGREFFVGAYAEFADLHFTELRKLPGWEKDAEITRRQSQALGCPNCGAPVNLRAEGQSMAAVCGSCATILDTSTPNLQEIGKVAQTTLKLNLLLPIGTRGLFKDEMWEVVGFMRRKDRWCSWDEYLLFNPWLGFRFLVTFQGHWSFVRILPGHHSQNQWQGQTFKLFAREEAVTTDVLGEFYWRVKNGERALLTDYVSPPFVLSKEEMPGLNEITWSGGEYVEAAEVQKAFVKAGGSLPQPSGTYLNQPNPHGQRWKEVRTTFIFTVIAYILIQVLFMGWGTPRHVAHTGIEYQNARAGETLVSEPFKLEGSSAPLHITATGLLLSDTYLGLKGSLVESKSQRSFPVAFPLANYTTAPDGSRQKVTLPGIPSGEYVLRLTPDASATLANATVTFTIERGGLFWSNFWLGLILICVWPIWIMLRSGSFEKRRWYESEFNPYGGSDD; this is translated from the coding sequence GTGGATTCCCCGACGACTGATCACACACACGCCAGCCGCCGCTACGACTGCCCGCAATGCGGGGCACCGGTCGAGTTTCGTTCTTCCATAAGTCTCTCGTCGGTCTGCGGTCACTGCCGCTCCATCGTCGTAAGACGAGATCTCCAGGTGGAAACTTTTGGGCAGGTGGCTGAATTACCGCCAGATCTTTCACCCCTCCAGATTGGAACACGCGGTCATTGGCAGGGCCGCGCCTTTACCCTCATTGGTCGCATGCGACTTCACTATGGGGATGGCTCATGGACCGAGTGGTGTGCGGACTTCGGCCAAGGCACCTACGGCTGGGTGGCAGAAGTCATGGGCTTTTACATGATAAGTTTCGCCCACAGCGTGAAAGTGCCTCTGGTCACAGAAGACATCCCTGCGGGACAAATCCTCAACATCAACGGGGAAGCCTGGCGCGTGGCAGATGTCAAAGAAGGCCGTTGCATCGCTGCCGAGGGGGAACTGCCGATGGTTGCCCCTCCAGGCTGGTCACGCACTAGCATCGATTTGGTAAGTCCGGATGGGCAATTTGGCAGCGTGGAAATCACACCTGAAGGGCGTGAATTTTTCGTGGGTGCTTATGCTGAATTTGCAGACCTTCATTTCACAGAACTGCGCAAGTTACCTGGCTGGGAAAAAGATGCAGAAATCACTCGCCGCCAGAGTCAAGCCCTCGGTTGCCCGAACTGCGGTGCACCAGTGAACCTCCGAGCGGAAGGCCAGTCTATGGCTGCCGTCTGTGGCTCTTGCGCTACCATTTTAGATACCAGCACCCCCAATCTCCAAGAGATCGGCAAGGTCGCCCAGACTACCCTGAAACTGAATCTCCTGCTCCCGATCGGGACTCGGGGACTGTTTAAAGATGAAATGTGGGAAGTGGTGGGCTTCATGCGCAGGAAGGACCGCTGGTGTTCATGGGATGAATACCTTTTATTCAATCCTTGGTTAGGCTTCCGTTTCCTTGTTACCTTCCAGGGTCACTGGAGCTTTGTTCGCATTCTTCCTGGCCACCACAGCCAAAACCAGTGGCAGGGCCAGACCTTCAAACTTTTCGCCCGAGAAGAGGCGGTCACCACTGACGTGCTGGGTGAGTTTTACTGGCGGGTCAAAAATGGGGAGCGCGCCCTGCTGACCGACTACGTTTCTCCGCCCTTTGTGCTCTCCAAAGAAGAGATGCCAGGGCTGAACGAAATCACTTGGTCGGGTGGTGAATACGTGGAAGCTGCTGAAGTACAAAAAGCCTTCGTCAAAGCAGGGGGTTCCCTTCCCCAGCCCAGTGGCACTTACCTCAACCAGCCCAATCCTCATGGCCAACGCTGGAAAGAGGTACGCACCACCTTTATTTTCACCGTCATCGCCTACATTCTCATCCAAGTGCTGTTCATGGGATGGGGAACGCCCAGACATGTGGCTCACACGGGCATTGAATATCAGAATGCACGGGCTGGTGAAACCCTCGTCTCAGAGCCTTTTAAACTTGAGGGTAGCTCGGCCCCACTGCACATCACTGCCACGGGTCTGCTTCTTAGCGATACCTACTTAGGCCTCAAAGGTAGCCTCGTAGAATCCAAATCGCAGCGTAGTTTCCCCGTCGCTTTTCCTCTGGCCAATTACACCACGGCACCTGATGGCAGCCGCCAAAAAGTCACCCTGCCCGGTATTCCTTCCGGTGAATATGTGCTGAGGCTCACTCCAGATGCCTCAGCCACATTGGCCAATGCCACGGTCACGTTCACCATTGAAAGAGGTGGTCTCTTTTGGTCTAATTTTTGGTTAGGCCTCATCTTAATCTGCGTTTGGCCCATCTGGATCATGCTGCGTAGTGGCAGCTTTGAAAAACGCCGTTGGTATGAGAGCGAATTCAATCCATACGGAGGAAGTGACGACTGA
- a CDS encoding choice-of-anchor tandem repeat NxxGxxAF-containing protein, translating into MSKNVGTTEPVTFTLYSGLGGNTGGNAVVAQVSLTPAQVDNSVETEELFGFAEQLLLAGDYSITLTTNAVDAASGYSVKLGRLAIYDSSTYLPNGVNSLLSSVFWIQDARDAGDADTNFNTQGAQAVGSALMVADVSLFNGTTVLDPALSDDQAAAVDFGSMTAGGSIDRVFTLRNDGAGGMSGIAVSFAGTHAAQYSLQSAPASTLAAGGVTNFTVRFQSVAALNASAQLLIASNDPDENPFNLPLTARAQSVPVISDRLAVTTSSTAATLTAKVNPGGAATSVRFQYSTSAAFDVGLVTTAVQNIGSSTALVNVSAPISGLNASTVYYWRVVATNSLNTTTSTGLALLKVSMMPSYTQNPTYANALINTSINVWGRVWGGTAPFTYRMSYGDGTADTNGVVSNVKYITAPHTFTTSGSKTVTLTVTDSTGASASRSSVVRVLPSVDLDEKSNIAIEKALVYLYNSALEQNSDRIYWYQSNSDYGFGTTGASVLAFEEQGHLPGNDSVEWVYTDTVRRGLNTLLGIGAGTNYGAMQNIADHSDGIAVRDVDDDNDGKGAYLWNGGHGTYVNSFAGMAVIFAYRNPAAAQASIIPSGPFVNMSYYDVVIDLLDTFKWCMGDGAYRGGYEYTVTATSGGRYDGSSQQWPVLCYKAALDRLKITPPTWYLDNVVYGFKQMQNANGGVGYSSNTQWVNTAKTGGLLTGMAFSGRFQGTSEVDTAFSYIQTYWDANRGGDSSFINSGWAGNWYAMYGIKKGLTLQGITHVTVGGVSRDWKKEMTAWLLGEASYLPGTLSPSYRTANDMFGQQSDGRWISQDWPSSTSYNDLSTAHGVLILSASVTQAPPVPVISEVGEQSNKVGFRSFNLSASGSYHLDPDRAIVEYLWDWNAADGLNWTTPDATGAQVTNPGYATTGTYTVTLRVKDNNDPALTKTSTVQVTVVATDVAPVAVALPLGGFQGYAGKVGVPITLNGSNSYDPDGDVIESYSWDLNGDGIYGDATGVTVTVTYNSPYVGSLGLRVTANGKTSNNTAVVDIQAADADISLESVTLSNLVPRTSADFSIQISNDPGSGQSFNNVVLRIYNGNPYAGGGPIGLPYLVNLPSGLTTTVNLTGVNLGGATSVWVYLDSTQAVIEANEANNASGPYNVDQLPADITVQYPTGTSLVSGASTIVIPEVVLAGQSGTPITFTVRNDGEANLENLVITKAGTNPADFTVSALGSTTVAGSNFTTFNLTFTPTGYLGGIRSATLQIASNDPNENPFVIAVQAKARLTVIPVAKDAGKDIVTQNPVKGADGVSEIGLYDILRRGGFVAENGVVVFPGSLLIGSGSPAVTVNNSQGVWKAGTTGDVWMIARTGETVPDVAGTTFDYLPIVPGINEDGEVTLLASLRIGVGGITSANDVGVWSELGGSTMRLLAREGDPVVGLPGVFIKTFCAGVYATAKIAADRGDAVYSVGFGGASVDTAILRSRVNRTLGTVSMQVLARENSPAPGTAENFGNLMGSFSDPARMDGTGNAVFAAVTKTNKEGIWYHAANNAGAPVRAVFTGDVAPGTGGATFSRIQRPTMGSNSVISFRGLLNRNGDNTGGLKGDGIWRGSAATGTYTCVLRSGDSGIAGMPVGSKVGNTWGGWLTNQNHGAWKTWLDVNGDGVSKAPTDVHALFTDVSGTMRMVVKVGDAAPGITGATFSSLEIPMVGGQEQMIFLGKVTGPGIVAGVNDKGLWRQEPNGGELELVLRSGDPLGTTLHGMKTVSTIDFPGSDTTSTTDRRWEQLVIDGDGNIVVLIVFTDGSTSQAMVPAGL; encoded by the coding sequence TTGAGCAAAAATGTCGGAACCACGGAGCCTGTTACATTCACGCTATATTCAGGACTAGGTGGAAACACTGGTGGGAATGCTGTGGTGGCCCAGGTTTCGTTAACACCAGCACAGGTGGACAATTCTGTGGAGACTGAAGAGCTTTTCGGCTTTGCTGAGCAGTTGCTGCTGGCGGGTGATTATTCCATCACGCTGACCACAAACGCTGTTGATGCAGCCTCCGGGTATTCGGTCAAGTTGGGGCGCCTCGCCATTTATGATTCCTCTACCTACTTGCCCAACGGGGTAAACTCCTTGCTGTCTTCGGTCTTTTGGATTCAAGATGCCCGCGATGCGGGGGATGCGGATACAAATTTCAATACTCAAGGAGCGCAGGCTGTTGGCAGTGCTTTGATGGTGGCAGACGTGAGTCTTTTTAATGGAACGACAGTGCTGGATCCGGCTTTGAGTGATGACCAAGCTGCTGCGGTGGACTTTGGTAGCATGACCGCAGGTGGAAGCATTGATCGAGTGTTCACTTTGCGGAATGACGGTGCGGGTGGGATGAGTGGGATCGCAGTTAGTTTTGCAGGCACTCATGCAGCGCAGTACAGTCTTCAGTCCGCTCCGGCTAGCACACTCGCTGCGGGCGGCGTGACCAACTTTACTGTGCGTTTTCAATCGGTGGCAGCACTCAATGCGAGCGCTCAACTGCTGATTGCCTCGAATGATCCGGATGAAAATCCTTTCAATCTGCCACTGACTGCGCGGGCTCAAAGTGTCCCCGTCATCAGCGATCGCTTAGCAGTGACAACAAGTTCTACTGCTGCGACTTTGACGGCGAAAGTCAATCCAGGTGGCGCGGCGACTTCGGTTAGATTTCAGTATTCCACCAGCGCTGCTTTTGACGTGGGATTGGTGACCACCGCAGTGCAAAACATTGGGAGCAGCACCGCTTTGGTGAATGTGAGCGCCCCCATCTCAGGGCTGAATGCGAGCACCGTTTATTATTGGCGCGTTGTCGCGACGAATAGCCTGAACACGACGACCTCCACAGGCCTGGCACTTTTGAAAGTGTCCATGATGCCCAGCTACACGCAGAATCCCACCTATGCGAATGCGCTGATCAATACCTCCATCAACGTGTGGGGTCGCGTCTGGGGTGGCACAGCCCCCTTTACCTATCGCATGAGTTATGGGGACGGCACGGCTGACACCAACGGCGTGGTGAGCAATGTAAAATACATCACAGCTCCCCACACCTTCACGACATCCGGTTCCAAAACCGTGACTCTGACCGTGACGGATTCCACGGGGGCCAGCGCCTCTCGCTCGTCGGTTGTGCGTGTGCTGCCTTCGGTGGATCTGGATGAGAAGTCCAACATCGCCATCGAAAAAGCCTTGGTGTATCTTTACAACAGCGCCCTCGAACAGAACTCGGACCGCATTTATTGGTATCAGTCGAATTCGGATTATGGTTTTGGCACGACTGGGGCCAGTGTATTGGCCTTTGAAGAGCAGGGGCATCTTCCTGGAAATGATTCCGTAGAGTGGGTTTACACAGATACCGTTCGTCGCGGTCTAAACACTTTGTTAGGTATTGGTGCTGGCACAAACTACGGTGCCATGCAAAACATCGCCGATCATAGCGATGGCATCGCGGTACGGGATGTGGATGACGATAACGATGGCAAGGGGGCCTATCTTTGGAATGGCGGCCACGGAACGTATGTCAATTCCTTTGCCGGTATGGCCGTCATCTTTGCTTACCGTAATCCAGCGGCTGCTCAGGCATCGATCATCCCCAGCGGTCCCTTCGTCAATATGAGCTACTACGATGTGGTGATTGACCTGCTGGACACTTTCAAATGGTGCATGGGAGATGGAGCTTACCGTGGCGGATATGAATACACGGTGACGGCAACGAGCGGTGGCCGATACGACGGTTCGTCTCAACAGTGGCCGGTGCTATGCTATAAGGCTGCGCTAGATCGGCTCAAGATCACGCCTCCGACATGGTATTTAGACAATGTGGTTTATGGCTTCAAGCAGATGCAGAATGCCAATGGCGGTGTGGGCTACAGCAGCAATACCCAATGGGTTAATACGGCTAAGACCGGTGGGTTGCTGACTGGAATGGCGTTTAGTGGCCGATTCCAAGGCACTTCGGAAGTGGATACTGCTTTTTCCTATATCCAGACTTACTGGGATGCGAATCGCGGTGGCGACAGCTCCTTTATCAATTCGGGTTGGGCAGGAAACTGGTATGCGATGTACGGGATCAAAAAAGGCCTGACTCTGCAGGGAATCACTCATGTGACGGTCGGTGGAGTCTCCCGTGACTGGAAGAAAGAAATGACCGCTTGGCTGCTGGGAGAGGCTTCGTATTTGCCTGGGACTTTGTCCCCTAGCTATCGCACGGCAAACGACATGTTCGGTCAGCAGTCTGATGGGCGCTGGATCAGCCAAGATTGGCCGAGTTCCACGAGTTACAATGACCTGAGCACCGCCCATGGCGTTTTGATCTTATCTGCCTCCGTCACTCAGGCTCCACCTGTGCCCGTGATCTCTGAAGTCGGTGAGCAGAGCAATAAAGTCGGTTTCCGTTCTTTCAATCTCAGTGCCTCCGGCTCTTATCACCTGGACCCAGACCGCGCCATTGTGGAATATCTGTGGGACTGGAACGCCGCTGACGGGCTGAACTGGACCACCCCAGATGCCACTGGGGCACAGGTAACCAACCCTGGTTATGCCACCACTGGCACATACACGGTGACGCTTCGTGTGAAAGATAACAATGATCCCGCGCTAACCAAAACCTCGACCGTGCAGGTGACCGTGGTGGCTACCGATGTGGCCCCGGTGGCTGTCGCTTTGCCGTTGGGCGGCTTCCAGGGATATGCAGGCAAGGTCGGCGTGCCGATCACCTTGAATGGCTCCAATTCTTATGACCCAGATGGCGATGTCATCGAAAGTTATAGCTGGGATTTGAATGGCGACGGTATCTATGGGGATGCCACGGGCGTGACTGTCACCGTGACGTATAACTCGCCTTATGTCGGCAGCCTCGGGCTACGCGTAACGGCCAATGGCAAGACGAGCAATAACACCGCCGTGGTGGACATTCAGGCCGCAGATGCAGACATCAGCCTGGAATCCGTCACGCTGTCAAATCTAGTGCCGCGCACCTCTGCCGACTTCAGTATCCAAATCAGCAACGATCCAGGATCCGGTCAGTCGTTTAACAATGTGGTGCTGCGCATTTACAACGGTAATCCTTATGCAGGCGGTGGGCCGATTGGTTTGCCCTATTTGGTGAACCTGCCTTCGGGATTGACCACGACCGTGAATCTGACTGGAGTGAATCTAGGCGGGGCTACCTCCGTGTGGGTTTACCTGGATTCAACCCAGGCTGTGATCGAGGCCAATGAAGCCAATAATGCTTCAGGCCCTTACAATGTGGATCAGCTCCCTGCGGACATCACTGTGCAGTATCCAACAGGCACATCGCTTGTCTCCGGGGCTTCCACGATCGTGATTCCAGAAGTTGTGTTGGCCGGACAAAGCGGCACGCCGATCACCTTCACGGTGCGCAATGACGGCGAGGCCAACTTGGAGAATCTGGTCATCACCAAGGCTGGTACAAACCCGGCTGATTTCACGGTCTCTGCTCTGGGGAGCACCACAGTTGCGGGTTCCAACTTCACCACCTTTAACCTTACGTTTACTCCAACAGGCTATCTAGGTGGTATCCGTTCGGCCACGCTGCAAATCGCCAGCAATGATCCGAATGAAAACCCTTTCGTGATCGCCGTGCAGGCGAAGGCCCGTCTCACCGTCATTCCTGTGGCGAAAGATGCGGGTAAGGACATCGTGACGCAAAACCCTGTGAAAGGGGCGGATGGGGTGTCGGAGATCGGTCTTTACGACATTTTGCGTCGTGGCGGTTTTGTGGCGGAGAATGGGGTGGTCGTTTTCCCAGGCTCTCTCTTGATCGGTTCTGGCTCACCTGCCGTGACGGTGAACAACTCTCAAGGTGTCTGGAAAGCAGGGACCACGGGAGATGTCTGGATGATCGCCCGCACGGGAGAAACCGTGCCGGATGTGGCTGGCACGACCTTTGATTACCTCCCCATTGTTCCTGGTATCAACGAAGATGGCGAGGTGACTTTATTGGCCTCCCTGCGGATCGGTGTCGGGGGAATAACCTCCGCCAATGATGTCGGAGTATGGAGCGAGTTGGGTGGGTCGACCATGCGTTTGCTGGCTCGGGAGGGAGATCCGGTGGTGGGTCTGCCGGGCGTCTTTATCAAGACTTTCTGTGCAGGTGTGTATGCCACGGCAAAAATAGCCGCAGATAGAGGCGATGCGGTTTACTCCGTCGGTTTTGGCGGTGCGAGTGTGGATACCGCCATCCTTCGTAGTCGAGTGAATCGTACGCTAGGCACCGTTTCCATGCAGGTGCTGGCGCGTGAAAATTCCCCGGCTCCTGGCACCGCAGAAAACTTCGGCAACCTGATGGGCAGCTTCTCTGATCCTGCCCGTATGGATGGCACGGGTAACGCAGTCTTTGCGGCCGTTACCAAAACGAATAAAGAAGGCATCTGGTATCATGCAGCTAACAATGCTGGCGCTCCAGTGCGGGCGGTCTTCACAGGAGATGTCGCTCCTGGAACAGGCGGTGCTACCTTCTCTCGCATTCAGCGTCCGACGATGGGCTCTAATAGCGTGATCAGCTTCCGTGGCTTGCTCAACCGCAACGGGGACAATACAGGCGGGCTCAAAGGCGATGGTATCTGGCGCGGCAGTGCGGCGACAGGTACCTACACCTGTGTATTGCGCAGTGGTGATAGTGGCATCGCAGGCATGCCTGTGGGGTCCAAGGTGGGCAACACCTGGGGTGGCTGGCTGACAAACCAAAATCATGGGGCCTGGAAAACCTGGCTGGATGTGAATGGCGATGGCGTCAGTAAGGCACCCACGGATGTACACGCTCTGTTTACCGATGTCTCCGGCACGATGCGCATGGTCGTCAAAGTTGGCGATGCCGCGCCAGGGATCACTGGAGCAACCTTCTCCAGCCTTGAAATCCCGATGGTGGGTGGGCAGGAGCAGATGATCTTCCTGGGCAAAGTCACTGGGCCTGGTATCGTGGCCGGCGTGAATGACAAGGGCCTATGGCGTCAAGAGCCGAACGGCGGTGAATTGGAATTGGTGCTGCGCAGCGGTGACCCCCTTGGGACGACTCTGCATGGGATGAAAACCGTCTCCACCATTGACTTCCCCGGTTCTGACACCACCAGCACCACGGACCGCCGCTGGGAGCAGTTGGTCATTGATGGCGATGGAAACATCGTGGTTCTCATCGTCTTTACAGATGGTTCGACCAGCCAGGCCATGGTTCCAGCTGGCCTTTAA
- a CDS encoding DUF350 domain-containing protein, with amino-acid sequence MDIAILINSIIYAILGIVIFVTGFIIVDKLTPYDLWKQLVEEKNLALAIVVGAAALGICQIIAAAIH; translated from the coding sequence ATGGACATCGCCATCCTCATCAATTCCATCATTTATGCCATCCTGGGCATCGTCATCTTCGTCACTGGTTTCATCATTGTGGATAAATTGACGCCGTATGACCTCTGGAAACAGCTCGTCGAAGAAAAGAATCTTGCCTTAGCCATTGTCGTCGGCGCAGCAGCTCTCGGCATCTGCCAGATCATTGCCGCTGCGATTCATTGA